A DNA window from Thalassospiraceae bacterium LMO-JJ14 contains the following coding sequences:
- a CDS encoding molybdopterin oxidoreductase family protein gives MSGRDNVVDTSPAVADEIKTTTCYMCACRCGIKVHLKDGQIRYIQGNKDHPINRGVLCAKGSAGIMTQHSPAKLTKPLKRVGPRGSGEFAEIEWDEALEIASDWLGRIRDTDPKKLAFFTGRDQSQSLTGWWASQFGTPNHAAHGGFCSVNMAAAGLYSIGGSFWEFGEPDWGRAKYFLMFGVAEDHDSNPIKMGLSKLKNRGAKFVSVNPVRTGYSAIADEWLGIKPGTDGLFVMSLIHELLRTGNIDEQYLATYSNAAWLVIQNPGDADDGLFARDEEGNPLVWDGEKKACVSAMDISAHPVLAGNVTLEDGRACMPSFQLMAARYLDAKYAPEAVAEQTGIPAETIRRIAAEIAHVAFKESIEINTPWVDAYGRKHDKFVGRPVAMHAMRGISAHSNGFHTCRAIHLLQTLIGSVDCPGGFRNKPPFPKAIPPALKPAGKPGTVHAGQPLGGPPLGFPTGPEDLIVDSEGKPGRIDKAFSWEFPLSSHGLMHMVISNAWKGDPYPIDTLFMFMANMSWNSSMNTSGTIEMLTDVDEQTGEYKIPRIIYSDAYYSEMIPYADLVLPDTTYLERWDCISLLDRPICEADAAQDAIRQPIVELDRDVRPFQTVLLDLGARLKLPGMTDEDGKPKYPGGYPDYIVNHERGPGIGPLAGWRGEDGDQHGKGAVNPNQLERYIENGCFWSHHLDDDQKFFKFANKSYLEWAKSVGFIGSSEPIVLQIYSEVMQKFRNAARGHGDIQPPERERARIDAYFDPMPIWYPPFEHSMIDLDQYPMHALTQRPMHMYHSWGSQNAWLRQITNSNKLYMNADAAAELEIKDNDWAWVESYHGRIRVQVALMEGVESSTVWTWNAIGKRSGAWNLDNDAGESKKGFLLNHVISELLPPREDGYRYANADPVTGQAAWYDLRVRVRKAEAAEEAESFPQFEPTHKPAGLKSVPVKLRYGADFRKGRTS, from the coding sequence ATGAGTGGTCGGGATAACGTAGTCGATACGTCCCCCGCGGTTGCCGACGAGATTAAAACCACGACGTGCTACATGTGTGCCTGCCGTTGTGGCATTAAGGTGCACCTGAAAGACGGCCAAATCCGTTATATCCAGGGCAATAAAGATCATCCAATCAACCGAGGCGTTTTGTGTGCCAAGGGATCTGCCGGGATCATGACGCAGCATTCACCTGCGAAGCTGACGAAACCGTTAAAGCGTGTCGGCCCCCGCGGCTCGGGGGAATTCGCCGAAATCGAATGGGATGAGGCGCTGGAAATCGCCAGCGACTGGCTGGGACGCATCCGCGATACGGACCCGAAGAAACTGGCGTTTTTCACCGGCCGCGATCAGTCGCAATCGTTGACCGGCTGGTGGGCTAGTCAGTTCGGCACACCCAACCACGCTGCGCACGGCGGCTTCTGTTCCGTGAACATGGCGGCGGCCGGACTGTATTCGATTGGCGGGTCGTTCTGGGAGTTCGGCGAGCCGGATTGGGGCCGCGCGAAATATTTCCTTATGTTCGGTGTCGCCGAAGATCACGATTCCAACCCGATCAAAATGGGGCTCAGCAAGCTCAAGAACCGGGGCGCCAAGTTCGTTTCCGTCAATCCTGTGCGTACCGGTTACTCCGCCATCGCCGATGAATGGCTGGGTATCAAGCCGGGTACGGACGGTTTGTTCGTCATGTCGCTGATCCATGAACTCCTCAGAACCGGCAATATCGACGAGCAATATCTGGCGACGTATTCAAATGCGGCGTGGCTGGTCATTCAGAATCCTGGCGATGCCGATGATGGTCTGTTCGCCCGCGATGAAGAGGGGAACCCACTGGTCTGGGACGGCGAGAAGAAAGCTTGTGTTTCGGCCATGGATATCTCGGCGCACCCGGTACTGGCCGGGAATGTGACGTTGGAAGACGGTCGCGCTTGTATGCCGTCATTCCAGTTGATGGCAGCGCGCTATCTCGATGCAAAATATGCCCCGGAAGCGGTTGCGGAGCAGACGGGCATTCCGGCTGAAACCATCCGCCGGATTGCCGCCGAGATCGCACATGTTGCCTTCAAGGAAAGTATCGAAATCAATACCCCTTGGGTCGATGCGTATGGACGAAAACATGACAAGTTCGTCGGCCGCCCCGTTGCCATGCATGCCATGCGCGGAATTTCCGCACACTCGAACGGCTTTCATACATGCCGTGCCATACATCTGTTACAGACCCTTATCGGCAGCGTCGATTGCCCGGGTGGCTTCAGGAACAAACCACCGTTTCCGAAGGCGATCCCGCCGGCGCTCAAGCCAGCTGGCAAGCCCGGTACGGTGCACGCGGGGCAACCACTCGGCGGACCGCCGCTTGGATTTCCGACCGGTCCCGAAGATCTGATCGTCGATAGCGAAGGCAAGCCCGGCCGCATCGACAAGGCGTTCTCGTGGGAGTTTCCGCTGTCCTCGCATGGATTGATGCATATGGTCATCAGCAATGCATGGAAGGGTGATCCATACCCGATCGATACCCTGTTCATGTTTATGGCCAACATGAGCTGGAATTCGTCGATGAACACATCCGGCACCATCGAGATGTTGACCGATGTCGATGAACAAACGGGAGAGTATAAAATTCCTCGGATCATTTATTCCGATGCTTATTATTCGGAAATGATCCCCTATGCAGATCTGGTGCTTCCGGATACCACATATCTGGAGCGCTGGGACTGTATTTCGCTTCTCGACCGTCCGATTTGCGAAGCCGATGCGGCGCAGGATGCCATTCGTCAACCGATCGTTGAACTTGATCGCGATGTGCGCCCGTTCCAGACCGTGCTACTGGATCTTGGTGCACGGCTCAAACTGCCGGGCATGACAGATGAGGACGGCAAACCCAAGTATCCGGGCGGTTATCCGGATTACATCGTCAATCATGAACGCGGCCCGGGTATAGGCCCGCTTGCCGGTTGGCGTGGTGAAGACGGCGATCAACATGGCAAGGGGGCGGTCAACCCAAACCAGTTGGAGAGATATATCGAGAACGGCTGCTTCTGGTCGCACCATTTGGATGATGACCAGAAGTTCTTCAAGTTCGCCAACAAGTCTTATTTGGAATGGGCTAAAAGTGTCGGCTTCATCGGCAGCAGTGAACCTATTGTGCTGCAGATATATTCCGAGGTTATGCAGAAGTTCCGCAATGCCGCACGTGGTCATGGCGATATCCAGCCGCCGGAACGTGAACGCGCGCGTATCGATGCTTATTTCGACCCGATGCCGATCTGGTATCCGCCGTTTGAGCATTCTATGATCGATCTCGACCAGTATCCGATGCATGCGCTGACACAGCGGCCAATGCATATGTACCATTCATGGGGTTCGCAGAACGCATGGCTGCGGCAGATTACCAATTCCAACAAATTGTATATGAACGCTGACGCCGCGGCAGAGCTTGAGATCAAGGACAACGACTGGGCCTGGGTTGAAAGCTATCACGGTCGCATCCGTGTCCAGGTAGCTTTGATGGAGGGCGTTGAATCCTCGACAGTCTGGACCTGGAATGCCATCGGTAAACGCTCGGGGGCGTGGAATCTGGACAATGATGCGGGCGAATCAAAGAAAGGCTTCCTGCTCAATCATGTGATATCAGAGCTATTGCCGCCACGCGAAGACGGGTATCGGTACGCCAATGCCGATCCGGTAACGGGACAGGCGGCGTGGTACGATCTCAGGGTTCGGGTCCGCAAGGCCGAAGCGGCGGAAGAGGCCGAGAGTTTCCCGCAGTTCGAGCCGACTCATAAGCCGGCCGGGCTCAAGTCGGTACCGGTTAAGCTGAGGTATGGCGCGGACTTCCGGAAAGGGCGCACGTCATGA
- a CDS encoding 4Fe-4S dicluster domain-containing protein, translating to MTMLPATTQKKLGLVIDLDICVGCHACAVNCKEWNSGGHAAPLTDKDPYGAKPIGVWFNRIHTFEASPGEGEPSRTVHFPKSCLHCEDAACVTVCPTGASFKREEDGIVLVNESKCIGCKLCSWACPYGAREYDADEGVMKKCTLCIDRIYNENMDQVDRVPACVSTCPASARHFGDFSDPDSAVSKLVAERQGYDLMAEMGYKPTNKYLPPRPRRNKADENGMPNELPATPGADNPILRWIDRALSR from the coding sequence ATGACGATGCTGCCCGCCACGACGCAAAAGAAACTCGGCCTGGTCATTGATCTGGATATCTGCGTCGGGTGCCATGCCTGTGCTGTAAACTGCAAGGAATGGAACTCCGGCGGCCATGCTGCGCCGCTGACCGATAAAGACCCGTACGGCGCGAAGCCGATCGGTGTATGGTTCAACCGCATCCATACCTTTGAAGCCTCTCCCGGAGAGGGGGAGCCATCGCGGACGGTGCATTTTCCAAAATCTTGTCTGCATTGCGAGGACGCGGCCTGTGTCACTGTTTGCCCGACCGGCGCCAGTTTCAAGCGCGAGGAAGACGGCATCGTGCTTGTCAACGAGAGCAAGTGCATCGGTTGCAAGTTATGCAGTTGGGCTTGCCCTTATGGCGCTCGTGAGTACGACGCCGACGAAGGTGTGATGAAGAAGTGCACGCTTTGCATTGACCGGATATATAATGAGAACATGGATCAAGTAGATCGAGTGCCGGCGTGTGTATCCACGTGTCCGGCCAGTGCCCGGCATTTCGGCGATTTCAGCGATCCTGATTCCGCCGTATCCAAGCTTGTCGCCGAGCGCCAAGGGTACGACCTGATGGCAGAAATGGGCTACAAGCCGACCAATAAATATTTGCCACCACGTCCACGCCGCAACAAGGCGGACGAAAATGGTATGCCGAATGAATTGCCAGCTACTCCCGGTGCCGACAACCCGATCCTGCGTTGGATCGACCGCGCGCTTTCGAGGTAA
- a CDS encoding DmsC/YnfH family molybdoenzyme membrane anchor subunit, with product MHPAFSVIFFTTASGAGYGMLIVLSMMASWQVVPLDKTFGIVSLGLAFLLVTSGLLSSMFHLGHPERAWRALTQWRSSWLSREGGLSVLTYVPWFALAYFWIVEGDLSGLGGISAGMSAALALATIFSTAMIYRSLKTVHQWSNKWTVSVYLILGLSSGAVWVAALLSVTVGIDKPYLAFAAVSLLVAWRVKRMYWRFIDTTQHPSTPKSATGLKGETIRLLDGPHTEENYLQQEMGFKIARKHAAKLRRIVHLCAFMVPVLLLVVAYLLSGPSVVVACFVAAICMSAGIVVERWLFFAEARHVVSLYYGAETA from the coding sequence ATGCACCCAGCATTTTCCGTTATTTTCTTTACGACGGCATCCGGCGCCGGTTACGGCATGTTGATCGTCCTCTCGATGATGGCGTCGTGGCAGGTGGTGCCACTGGATAAAACTTTTGGCATTGTCAGTTTGGGGCTAGCATTTTTGCTTGTGACGTCGGGCTTGCTGTCCTCGATGTTTCATCTCGGTCACCCCGAACGGGCATGGCGGGCGCTGACGCAATGGCGTTCAAGCTGGCTGTCACGCGAAGGGGGGCTGTCCGTCCTGACGTACGTTCCTTGGTTTGCACTGGCCTATTTCTGGATTGTCGAGGGTGACTTGTCCGGGCTCGGCGGCATATCGGCGGGCATGTCCGCAGCGCTGGCATTGGCAACGATTTTTTCAACGGCAATGATATATCGCAGTCTGAAAACGGTACATCAGTGGTCGAACAAGTGGACGGTCTCGGTATATTTAATTTTGGGGCTTTCATCCGGTGCCGTCTGGGTCGCTGCATTGCTTTCGGTGACGGTTGGGATCGACAAACCATATCTTGCCTTTGCAGCGGTTAGTCTTCTGGTCGCCTGGCGTGTGAAACGGATGTACTGGCGGTTTATCGATACCACGCAGCACCCTTCAACGCCGAAATCGGCCACCGGGCTCAAAGGGGAAACGATCCGGCTGCTTGATGGGCCACACACGGAAGAAAACTATCTGCAACAAGAAATGGGCTTCAAGATTGCCCGCAAACATGCCGCGAAATTGCGCCGCATCGTGCATTTGTGCGCTTTCATGGTGCCGGTGCTGCTGCTGGTGGTGGCCTATCTGTTGAGTGGGCCGTCGGTTGTCGTGGCCTGCTTTGTTGCCGCAATATGCATGAGTGCCGGTATTGTCGTGGAGCGCTGGCTTTTCTTTGCCGAAGCGCGCCATGTGGTATCGCTGTATTATGGTGCAGAAACGGCCTGA
- a CDS encoding S41 family peptidase: MPRRMPKILLAGLLGVLLFSVITACVTNQSAIGRVVMAMNEGASQLPEVTRHELERFARVYDTYVVDASDRERLDYFNFAYRRVRANYVYEIDDAKLINEAIAGVKEQKDEPGTMPAEKVVENALHRMLKGLDPHSSYLNAEEFRDSFASTKGEFGGLGIQITMENDLVKVIAPIEDTPAERAGILAGDLITHCDGIAIKGKSLRDAVRMMRGKPGEAMTVTVRRSGVEDFDIRIVRDIIEVKSVRYRIEGDIGYIRITRFNEKTKEGINAALNDITEKMGAGLRGVVVDLRNNPGGLLNQSVIVADAFLEEGKIVAIKGRDGRDERAFYADPGDALAGVPMVVLVNQGSASASEIVASALQYHGRAIIMGRRTFGKGSVQTIMPMPLEGALRLTTALYYSPANQTLQALGVMPDINIYTDADVDNPEAATREADLPGAIPAQVNSLKRREPRIAEAKCPEIGEAKDRMLGCAIEYLHAASGQAFLKRYIPAGQS, encoded by the coding sequence ATGCCACGGCGCATGCCGAAAATTCTATTGGCCGGTTTGCTGGGCGTGCTTCTGTTTTCGGTGATTACGGCTTGCGTAACGAACCAGTCAGCCATCGGCCGTGTCGTTATGGCGATGAACGAGGGGGCCAGTCAGCTCCCTGAAGTTACGCGTCATGAACTTGAGCGGTTTGCCCGTGTATATGACACCTATGTCGTCGATGCATCGGATCGTGAACGGCTGGATTATTTTAACTTTGCCTACCGGCGGGTACGGGCCAATTATGTTTATGAGATCGATGATGCCAAGCTAATCAATGAAGCCATAGCCGGGGTCAAGGAACAGAAGGACGAGCCGGGCACTATGCCTGCGGAAAAGGTCGTCGAAAATGCCTTGCACCGTATGCTGAAGGGGCTCGACCCGCATTCGAGTTATTTGAATGCCGAAGAATTCCGCGACAGCTTTGCCAGCACCAAGGGTGAATTCGGCGGGTTGGGAATCCAGATCACAATGGAAAACGATCTGGTTAAGGTCATTGCCCCGATAGAGGATACCCCGGCTGAGCGGGCGGGTATTCTGGCCGGCGATCTGATCACTCATTGCGATGGCATTGCGATAAAGGGCAAAAGCCTGCGCGACGCCGTTCGCATGATGCGTGGCAAGCCCGGCGAAGCGATGACCGTCACCGTGCGCCGCTCGGGTGTTGAAGATTTTGACATCCGCATTGTCAGGGACATCATTGAGGTGAAATCAGTCAGGTATCGTATCGAAGGCGATATCGGTTATATCCGCATCACGCGGTTCAATGAAAAAACCAAGGAAGGCATCAATGCCGCGCTGAATGACATCACCGAGAAAATGGGTGCTGGATTGCGCGGCGTCGTTGTCGATCTCAGAAACAATCCTGGCGGTTTGTTGAACCAGTCCGTGATCGTCGCTGACGCTTTTCTTGAAGAGGGCAAGATTGTTGCCATCAAGGGCCGCGACGGTCGTGATGAACGGGCGTTCTATGCCGATCCGGGTGATGCCCTTGCAGGCGTGCCGATGGTTGTGCTGGTCAATCAAGGCTCGGCATCGGCATCCGAGATTGTCGCAAGTGCGCTGCAGTATCATGGCCGGGCGATCATTATGGGGCGGCGGACGTTCGGCAAAGGGTCCGTCCAGACGATTATGCCGATGCCGCTGGAAGGCGCGCTGCGGCTAACCACGGCGTTGTATTATTCGCCGGCCAATCAGACGTTGCAGGCTTTGGGCGTCATGCCGGACATAAACATCTATACGGATGCAGATGTCGACAATCCGGAAGCAGCCACGCGCGAAGCGGATTTGCCGGGTGCTATTCCGGCACAGGTTAACAGCCTTAAACGTCGAGAGCCTCGGATCGCGGAAGCGAAGTGCCCGGAAATCGGCGAAGCCAAGGATCGTATGCTCGGCTGCGCGATTGAATACCTCCATGCTGCAAGCGGGCAGGCATTTCTGAAACGCTACATTCCCGCTGGGCAGAGTTAG